The following proteins are co-located in the Planococcus plakortidis genome:
- a CDS encoding ABC transporter ATP-binding protein — protein sequence MITVEKLHKTIKKRKILSDVSFTIAEGECVGLLGPNGAGKTTLIKCMTGILQHEQGDIRFHSKPIVEHKKSIGYLSQHTDFKPWMSCDESLRFFGKLSGLDSAFLTENIPAVLEEVGLKDRGHYKVEQLSGGMKQRLGIAQAILHRPLLLILDEPVSALDPIGRNEVKKLIARLKKRTTIIISTHILDDASEFCDRYIIIKNGHIVGNIDDDLHISDRKRIVVKLEKSPQMAEPVASAEIDRIDSLSPNTFLLTGTGELNLKKVVNDFAEKEMDITSIEFYEKGIEEIFLEMVSDT from the coding sequence GTGATTACAGTCGAGAAGCTTCATAAAACGATCAAAAAACGAAAAATCCTGAGCGATGTTTCCTTCACTATCGCCGAAGGGGAATGCGTCGGTTTACTAGGACCTAACGGTGCCGGCAAAACGACGCTCATCAAATGCATGACCGGCATTTTGCAACACGAGCAAGGTGATATTAGGTTTCACTCCAAACCCATCGTGGAGCATAAAAAGAGCATTGGTTATTTGTCTCAGCATACGGATTTTAAACCTTGGATGTCTTGTGATGAGTCACTTCGGTTTTTCGGTAAACTTTCTGGCTTGGATTCAGCATTTCTTACCGAGAACATCCCAGCTGTATTGGAAGAAGTCGGCTTGAAAGACCGCGGGCATTACAAAGTGGAACAACTATCAGGAGGCATGAAGCAGCGCTTAGGAATCGCCCAGGCCATTTTGCACCGCCCGCTCCTGCTTATTTTGGATGAACCGGTTTCAGCGTTAGACCCGATCGGCCGAAACGAAGTAAAAAAATTGATCGCCCGCTTAAAAAAGCGGACGACCATTATCATTTCAACACATATATTGGATGATGCCAGCGAATTCTGCGATCGCTATATCATTATCAAAAATGGCCACATCGTCGGAAACATTGATGACGATTTGCATATCTCTGATCGCAAACGGATTGTAGTTAAACTTGAAAAATCCCCTCAAATGGCAGAGCCTGTGGCAAGCGCTGAAATTGATCGGATTGACAGCCTCTCTCCAAATACGTTCTTGCTGACGGGCACAGGAGAACTGAATTTAAAAAAAGTTGTCAACGACTTTGCAGAAAAAGAAATGGACATCACGTCCATCGAGTTCTATGAAAAAGGAATCGAGGAAATTTTCCTGGAGATGGTGTCTGACACATGA
- a CDS encoding PLDc N-terminal domain-containing protein: protein MNTDITALLEIDWAQILPFALPIIFFNLLLIGIALYDWVKRRELIAAPYIWLVAIILIQSLGPILYLVIGRRMIRSDYSREAS from the coding sequence ATGAATACAGACATTACGGCCCTTCTTGAAATCGACTGGGCACAGATCCTCCCTTTTGCCCTGCCGATTATTTTCTTTAATCTTTTGTTGATCGGCATTGCCCTTTACGACTGGGTCAAAAGAAGAGAACTAATTGCTGCCCCATACATTTGGCTAGTGGCAATCATATTGATTCAATCGCTTGGCCCGATTTTGTATTTGGTAATCGGAAGGAGAATGATAAGAAGTGATTACAGTCGAGAAGCTTCATAA
- a CDS encoding transposase — protein sequence MCNPKITSSNYNTEQATFPLALEEGTGVPLHQKASPTFIPYNNQQGFAIFDIQDLVPANHVARVIDEMVELMDDELFFAHSKGGGRSSFHPKMMTKVILYAYSKKIYSSRGIEETLTEHIPSIWLAAGQQPDHRTINRFRSDHLKTMMDSLFEQMIHQLIEQKGQSSP from the coding sequence ATGTGCAATCCGAAGATTACTTCCTCAAATTATAACACTGAACAAGCCACATTTCCACTCGCTCTGGAAGAAGGAACTGGCGTTCCGCTACACCAAAAAGCGAGTCCTACGTTCATTCCCTATAACAACCAACAAGGCTTTGCCATCTTTGATATCCAAGATCTGGTGCCAGCCAACCATGTCGCCCGGGTCATCGATGAAATGGTGGAATTGATGGATGATGAGCTGTTTTTCGCGCACTCCAAAGGCGGCGGAAGAAGCTCTTTCCATCCGAAGATGATGACCAAAGTTATCCTCTACGCTTATTCGAAGAAAATCTATTCTTCTCGAGGGATTGAAGAAACACTTACTGAACACATTCCGTCCATATGGCTCGCAGCTGGCCAACAACCGGATCACCGAACGATTAACCGGTTCCGCTCGGACCACTTAAAAACGATGATGGACTCCCTTTTCGAACAGATGATTCACCAGCTGATTGAACAGAAAGGCCAAAGCAGCCCTTGA
- a CDS encoding non-ribosomal peptide synthetase: MDIKPSNGLCAYGEEGQIAIGGDGVALGYVNDESKTSTAFIDHPQLGCLYLTGDIGTFVSPDYVKFIGRKDSQAKVNGYRISLSQISNTFLNLFGMKNKVVIIQDEKDKDKLALVYESEKAMDISKARSELSDYLTLYEIPHLFYSLEKFPLTNNGKVDTSKLTFIAQQSYDERGVIAADQTSETDSAFRTMLKEVFGVELIGCNDSLFELGVDSIQLVKIKNWIEENEKKEISLLDIYTLDEIGKLEAEIYS, from the coding sequence ATGGATATTAAACCATCGAATGGATTATGCGCTTACGGAGAAGAAGGGCAGATCGCTATTGGAGGCGACGGCGTAGCACTTGGATATGTCAATGACGAGTCCAAGACTTCCACTGCCTTCATTGACCATCCACAACTCGGATGTTTATACTTAACGGGGGACATTGGAACATTTGTCTCACCCGATTATGTAAAATTCATCGGCAGAAAAGATTCTCAGGCGAAGGTCAACGGGTATCGTATCAGCTTGTCTCAAATATCCAACACATTCCTTAATTTGTTTGGGATGAAAAACAAAGTCGTGATCATCCAAGATGAAAAGGACAAAGATAAACTGGCTTTAGTTTACGAAAGTGAAAAAGCAATGGATATTTCAAAAGCCAGAAGTGAGCTAAGTGACTACCTGACACTGTATGAAATACCACATTTGTTTTATAGCCTGGAGAAGTTCCCGTTAACAAATAACGGGAAAGTTGACACCAGCAAATTAACTTTTATTGCGCAGCAATCTTATGACGAACGAGGGGTAATAGCGGCTGATCAAACTTCGGAAACGGACAGCGCCTTTAGAACAATGCTGAAGGAAGTGTTCGGCGTGGAATTGATCGGCTGCAACGATTCTTTGTTTGAACTGGGCGTTGATTCGATCCAGCTGGTCAAAATCAAAAACTGGATCGAAGAAAACGAAAAGAAAGAAATTTCATTGCTGGACATATATACGTTAGATGAAATCGGCAAGCTGGAAGCGGAAATATATAGCTAA
- a CDS encoding DUF7686 domain-containing protein: protein MEGLGKCQVCKKNESYIRFDRNPLCLDCYNEMMAKQLGVTATSYLEGVAIKDGQGKVHQFRLRKRLDPIGIIMDVEEETEGGYQFREYGELHGDQGDLLLRLLAKAENGMSEAYIEEGKFPNGQTYHLLPNDRLARRVEPSGEDRDIPVLVVNGKQYSWDEVGRMLMHYEGFQVQMEMVDL, encoded by the coding sequence GTGGAAGGTTTGGGGAAGTGTCAAGTTTGCAAGAAGAACGAAAGCTACATCCGGTTCGATAGGAATCCTCTATGTTTGGATTGCTACAACGAAATGATGGCGAAACAATTAGGCGTTACGGCAACGAGCTATCTAGAAGGCGTAGCGATAAAGGACGGGCAAGGGAAAGTGCATCAGTTCCGTTTAAGGAAGCGCTTGGATCCTATTGGCATCATCATGGACGTGGAGGAAGAGACGGAAGGCGGGTATCAATTCCGGGAATATGGCGAGTTGCATGGAGACCAAGGGGATCTGCTTTTGCGTTTATTGGCTAAGGCAGAAAACGGCATGTCGGAAGCATATATCGAAGAAGGTAAGTTTCCAAACGGCCAGACATATCACTTGCTGCCAAATGACCGGTTGGCAAGACGGGTGGAACCGAGCGGAGAGGATCGCGACATTCCAGTGCTGGTGGTAAATGGCAAGCAGTATTCATGGGATGAGGTCGGCAGGATGCTGATGCATTACGAGGGCTTCCAAGTGCAAATGGAGATGGTGGATCTTTAA
- a CDS encoding SDR family oxidoreductase, with protein MYQLLSKGKTVYCVVRARNDFEAYGRVVDKLKEIKDPSQDLPLNQLIVYCGDLQQENLGLAPEVYQQLAADISEIYNSTGNINFMASLKDSLDVNLLGLNHVMKFAQMGHLKKVNHISTLSVLGHDHYVIEDLELAPISYVKSKVLAEQYLRGYRDKRNGVSIQRLGRIAGNDRNYAVPDNDLFWRLLVSIHQLGCCPQEFLEFETDLTPVNVVVEALLKNADSRNDNHIINYFSESLVTFGRCVELLEEVSSKKIEMVPYEQWMDAAENDQEWNQIKVLIPLFRENVFYEPEENSVVTENSPDKNYQSRITIKNSISDEVIKCFLKNVLSRY; from the coding sequence ATCTATCAGCTGCTGTCAAAAGGAAAAACGGTCTATTGCGTAGTCAGGGCGAGAAACGATTTTGAAGCCTATGGCCGTGTAGTGGATAAACTAAAGGAAATCAAAGATCCTTCGCAAGACTTGCCGCTGAATCAGCTCATTGTCTACTGCGGCGACTTGCAGCAGGAGAATCTGGGCTTGGCTCCAGAAGTATATCAACAATTGGCAGCGGATATTTCCGAGATATACAACAGTACCGGAAACATAAACTTTATGGCATCCCTTAAAGACTCGCTCGATGTAAACCTTCTAGGCTTGAATCATGTGATGAAATTCGCGCAAATGGGCCACTTGAAAAAAGTGAACCACATCTCCACATTGTCAGTGCTTGGCCATGACCATTATGTCATTGAAGATCTCGAATTAGCCCCAATCAGCTATGTGAAAAGCAAAGTTCTGGCCGAGCAATATTTGAGGGGATACCGGGACAAGCGCAACGGTGTCAGCATTCAACGGTTGGGCAGAATTGCGGGCAATGACCGGAACTACGCTGTGCCTGATAACGACCTGTTCTGGAGGCTGTTGGTCTCCATTCATCAATTGGGCTGCTGCCCGCAAGAGTTTTTGGAGTTCGAAACGGATTTGACACCCGTCAACGTAGTAGTGGAAGCCTTGCTGAAAAATGCAGATTCGCGAAATGACAACCACATCATCAATTATTTCTCAGAGAGTTTGGTTACGTTCGGGCGCTGCGTTGAATTGCTTGAAGAGGTAAGCAGCAAAAAAATTGAAATGGTTCCATATGAACAATGGATGGATGCAGCAGAAAACGATCAGGAGTGGAATCAAATCAAGGTGTTAATCCCATTGTTTAGAGAAAACGTCTTTTACGAGCCAGAAGAAAATAGCGTCGTTACGGAAAACTCTCCGGACAAAAACTATCAGTCCCGAATTACGATCAAAAATTCCATATCAGATGAGGTAATCAAATGTTTCTTAAAAAACGTTCTGAGCCGATACTAG
- a CDS encoding amino acid ABC transporter permease: MLNMDILVDNFFGILSVVPQTVALAITIFILSVLIGTAMALVQEYNVPVLKQVVMLFKLFLRGTPLIVFIFIMYYSLPSIIGYFTGLLNLDYNANNISPVVILIVAVSLTVSSFQAETIRGSFLSVSYGQIEAARSLGYTPFQAFKRIITPQALVEALPEFGSAFLVVMKAISLGFMITVVDIFAEARLIAASNSYYVEAFVVAALMYWGVAALVVKLTGKYESYLVSRT, encoded by the coding sequence ATGCTCAACATGGATATTTTGGTCGATAACTTTTTCGGCATCTTAAGTGTCGTCCCTCAAACCGTCGCGTTGGCCATCACCATTTTCATCCTGTCGGTGTTGATCGGGACCGCGATGGCACTGGTCCAGGAATACAATGTGCCGGTGCTGAAGCAAGTAGTCATGCTGTTCAAGCTGTTTTTGAGAGGCACGCCGCTGATTGTGTTCATCTTTATCATGTATTATTCCTTGCCGAGCATCATCGGCTATTTCACGGGCTTGCTGAATTTGGATTACAACGCGAACAATATCTCACCGGTTGTGATTCTCATCGTTGCGGTGTCTCTCACGGTCTCGTCCTTCCAGGCCGAAACGATCAGAGGTTCGTTCCTGTCGGTCAGCTACGGGCAAATCGAAGCGGCGAGATCACTCGGATATACACCATTCCAGGCATTCAAGCGAATCATCACGCCGCAGGCACTCGTTGAAGCATTGCCGGAATTCGGTAGCGCCTTCCTCGTCGTTATGAAAGCCATCTCCCTCGGGTTCATGATCACGGTTGTCGACATCTTCGCCGAAGCCAGGTTGATCGCTGCGTCGAACTCGTATTATGTCGAAGCGTTCGTGGTGGCTGCGTTGATGTATTGGGGAGTGGCGGCATTGGTTGTGAAGTTGACTGGGAAGTATGAGTCTTATTTGGTTAGCCGGACTTAG
- a CDS encoding AMP-binding protein — protein MIYTNDYLDAYNGTHAEFPKKKLHELLVDAVRIYEQHIAIQDADDQLTYGELLEASVSLAEQFDATGQPVAVMAHRSISTITQLYAVFLSGNYYIPIDPSAPPSRKQQILDKTEARYLFDGGELTVLHGRDVKLPFQEKMSDGDQLAYIMFTSGSTGEPKGVVESHYQVYNTLMDMKERMQLTQYDGFLCLASLCFDLSVFDVFGAALTGGTLHLVKDQRDFADIGRVIENRHVTIWNSVPSVMDYFLREIKLSERAKNNMRVCLMSGDFVSKDLAQTTLDTFGKAGVYSLGGATECSIWSILYNITPNNINNHSFIPYGYPMANQSIWILNHRMDYALTEKKGRSLLEATA, from the coding sequence ATGATTTATACTAATGATTATTTGGATGCCTATAATGGAACACATGCCGAGTTTCCAAAGAAAAAGCTCCATGAATTATTGGTGGATGCAGTTCGAATATATGAACAACACATAGCAATCCAGGACGCTGATGATCAGCTAACTTACGGTGAATTGCTTGAGGCGTCTGTCTCGTTAGCCGAACAGTTTGATGCAACAGGACAACCGGTCGCAGTAATGGCACACCGCAGCATTTCAACGATTACTCAGCTTTATGCGGTTTTTCTATCCGGGAATTATTACATCCCGATCGATCCATCAGCTCCGCCATCCAGAAAGCAACAGATTCTCGATAAGACCGAAGCCCGTTATCTCTTTGATGGCGGCGAATTGACCGTACTTCATGGAAGAGATGTCAAATTGCCGTTTCAGGAAAAAATGAGCGATGGCGATCAATTGGCCTATATTATGTTCACCAGCGGAAGCACAGGGGAACCTAAGGGGGTAGTAGAAAGCCATTACCAAGTGTATAACACCTTAATGGATATGAAAGAGCGGATGCAATTGACTCAATACGATGGGTTTCTGTGCTTGGCTTCTCTCTGTTTTGATCTGTCTGTATTTGATGTTTTTGGAGCCGCATTGACAGGCGGAACTTTGCATCTGGTAAAGGATCAACGAGATTTTGCTGATATCGGCCGAGTTATTGAAAATCGTCACGTCACTATCTGGAATTCTGTTCCGAGTGTGATGGACTACTTTCTGAGGGAGATAAAGTTAAGTGAGCGGGCCAAAAATAATATGAGGGTCTGCTTAATGAGTGGAGACTTTGTATCCAAAGATTTGGCTCAAACTACACTCGATACTTTCGGTAAGGCAGGTGTGTATAGCTTAGGCGGAGCAACCGAATGTTCGATTTGGTCCATTTTGTATAACATCACTCCTAATAACATCAATAATCATTCGTTTATTCCCTATGGATACCCGATGGCCAATCAAAGCATATGGATATTAAACCATCGAATGGATTATGCGCTTACGGAGAAGAAGGGCAGATCGCTATTGGAGGCGACGGCGTAG
- a CDS encoding acyl carrier protein: MISQWIQDLVSVIAVQDGTLEQLPDYSYMLDRNHLQKSPVPVSERAEQKTASFAQEQEAGEFDFKESISHVWSRVLGHTEFDEESDFFEIGGDSLKMSKMIFLLKEDYDYDLDPLAFFDNPTMKVLQKNDNSNEELIVQNAMDQVHIEQAQVTLNDRVLVTGGQGL; the protein is encoded by the coding sequence GTGATCAGCCAGTGGATTCAAGACTTGGTCTCGGTCATCGCCGTTCAGGACGGTACGCTTGAGCAATTGCCAGATTATAGTTATATGTTGGATAGAAATCATCTTCAAAAAAGTCCTGTGCCCGTCAGTGAAAGGGCTGAACAGAAAACGGCAAGCTTTGCTCAAGAGCAGGAGGCAGGGGAGTTCGATTTCAAAGAATCCATCAGCCACGTGTGGAGCCGTGTATTGGGGCACACCGAATTTGATGAAGAGAGCGATTTCTTTGAAATAGGCGGCGATTCATTGAAAATGTCGAAGATGATCTTTCTTCTGAAAGAAGATTACGATTATGACCTGGATCCACTGGCCTTTTTTGACAATCCAACAATGAAAGTCTTACAGAAGAACGACAACAGTAACGAAGAGTTGATTGTGCAAAATGCCATGGATCAAGTGCATATTGAACAAGCACAAGTTACCCTCAACGACCGTGTCTTGGTGACTGGGGGACAGGGCTTGTAG
- a CDS encoding condensation domain-containing protein gives MGKLLKESSSRVTEFEYQLYFLWRKLGVTDLYTETWAFKLADQVEIAKFQEAISLVIEHNTEIHSNYFLSDDSLIKKEIRKDSLIHLIDSDHYQLSALIEDLKKQCFDLEKDPLIQFYLFTDSASQEHYLLINSHHILTDSITKNVLLKQLFDAYETGSLPPKTEMTHSQQPKAGVDPSVLEKYKAYLGDMMHYPDRSNLYGAIQEKNGGVTLQIDFSQEFVTSTEQLCRSKRVTPFAFYSISPAQISDITTSQNGSLYKTVFSYQETLSQQGIDYEINTSQNGAKFELTAKFKHCVRRGHSVQDFVQ, from the coding sequence ATGGGAAAATTATTGAAGGAAAGTTCTTCCCGAGTTACAGAATTTGAATACCAATTGTATTTTTTGTGGAGGAAACTTGGGGTGACAGATCTGTACACGGAGACTTGGGCCTTCAAACTGGCCGATCAAGTTGAAATTGCAAAATTCCAGGAAGCTATTTCACTTGTAATTGAGCATAATACGGAAATACATAGCAATTATTTTCTTTCGGATGATTCTTTAATCAAGAAAGAAATCCGGAAAGATTCCCTCATCCATCTAATCGATAGCGATCATTATCAATTATCGGCCCTTATCGAAGACCTGAAGAAACAGTGCTTTGATTTGGAAAAAGATCCACTCATCCAATTCTACTTATTCACAGATTCAGCCTCTCAAGAACATTACCTTCTCATTAACTCTCACCATATTCTGACTGATTCCATAACGAAAAACGTTTTATTAAAGCAATTGTTTGATGCCTATGAAACTGGCAGCTTGCCACCAAAAACTGAGATGACCCACAGCCAGCAACCAAAAGCTGGTGTTGATCCCTCGGTACTGGAAAAGTATAAAGCGTATTTAGGAGACATGATGCACTACCCAGACCGATCGAATCTCTACGGCGCTATTCAAGAGAAAAATGGCGGCGTGACGCTGCAAATCGACTTTAGCCAAGAGTTCGTGACAAGTACAGAGCAACTTTGCAGAAGCAAGAGAGTCACGCCTTTTGCTTTTTACTCAATCTCGCCTGCCCAGATATCCGATATTACGACTTCACAAAACGGCAGTTTGTATAAAACTGTGTTTAGTTACCAAGAAACGCTTTCCCAACAAGGAATCGATTATGAGATCAATACATCTCAAAACGGAGCCAAGTTCGAATTAACCGCTAAGTTTAAGCATTGCGTTCGGCGAGGACATTCCGTACAAGATTTCGTACAATGA
- a CDS encoding 4'-phosphopantetheinyl transferase family protein, with translation MLKIYACDISRKLTEVENDSSHQFISPQRIKKMKRMKFLEDRLRSMHAELLLRFALVRDFGYHNDNIHLSTSSSGKPVLADQDMLHFNLSHSGSWVFCAISDQAVGVDIEKISEGDNGFMEMILHPAEILWLQESQEQEKNTNYYKLWCLKEAYGKFLGVGLNYDLQKTRCEVQDGIWSLAPQHEADLGPCHSSVRTFTTGYIIAVCSVHKIPSDIHKIQPEELVNALRKASR, from the coding sequence ATGCTCAAAATATATGCGTGCGATATTAGTAGGAAATTAACGGAAGTTGAAAACGACTCCTCCCACCAATTTATATCGCCTCAAAGAATCAAAAAAATGAAGAGAATGAAGTTCTTGGAAGACAGGCTACGCAGTATGCATGCTGAGTTATTGCTGAGATTTGCGTTGGTTCGGGATTTTGGGTACCACAACGATAATATCCATTTAAGCACAAGCAGTTCCGGAAAACCGGTGCTGGCAGATCAAGACATGCTGCACTTCAATTTGTCTCACTCGGGTTCTTGGGTTTTTTGTGCAATCAGCGACCAGGCAGTTGGCGTTGACATTGAGAAAATCAGCGAGGGCGATAATGGATTTATGGAAATGATTTTGCATCCCGCTGAAATTTTATGGCTGCAAGAAAGTCAGGAACAAGAAAAAAACACCAACTATTATAAGTTATGGTGTTTAAAAGAAGCGTATGGGAAATTTTTAGGGGTGGGCTTAAATTATGATTTGCAAAAGACTCGTTGTGAAGTGCAAGACGGCATTTGGTCATTGGCTCCACAACACGAGGCTGATCTTGGTCCCTGCCACTCGTCAGTCCGTACATTCACTACTGGCTATATCATTGCAGTTTGTTCTGTCCATAAGATTCCATCTGACATTCACAAAATTCAGCCTGAAGAACTGGTAAATGCGTTAAGAAAGGCCAGCAGATGA
- a CDS encoding ABC transporter ATP-binding protein produces the protein MLSINNLTKVYKGSEKGIRNLTLDLAPGDICAFIGMNGAGKTTSIKSIVGIHRFDRGDIELDSVNIANNPQEFKQMIGYSPDTPVLYGNMTGYSYLELIGSIYQIDNETINEQLNTLLKKLNFGDAIHDLISTYSHGMKQRLVLISILMHNPKLIILDEPFVGLDPNATYFLQEEMKKRAAEGSIVLYSTHVLEVAEKLCNKVVMIHDGEVVVNDTMINLLSESSLGEKFRSITAHG, from the coding sequence ATGTTATCGATAAATAACTTGACCAAAGTTTATAAGGGATCCGAGAAAGGCATCAGGAACTTGACGCTCGATTTGGCACCAGGCGATATTTGTGCCTTTATCGGAATGAATGGTGCAGGGAAAACCACATCCATCAAATCAATCGTCGGAATTCATCGCTTTGATCGAGGCGATATTGAATTGGACAGTGTCAACATTGCGAACAATCCGCAGGAGTTTAAGCAAATGATCGGCTATTCCCCTGACACTCCAGTACTTTATGGCAATATGACTGGTTACTCTTATTTGGAGCTCATTGGCAGCATCTATCAAATAGACAATGAGACCATCAACGAGCAATTGAATACTTTGCTCAAGAAGTTGAATTTTGGGGACGCTATCCACGATCTGATTTCGACATATTCACACGGCATGAAACAAAGGCTCGTCTTGATCTCCATTCTCATGCACAATCCGAAGCTGATTATTTTGGATGAACCTTTTGTCGGTCTGGATCCGAACGCCACGTATTTCTTACAGGAAGAAATGAAAAAACGCGCAGCTGAAGGATCAATCGTCCTTTATTCAACGCACGTACTGGAAGTGGCAGAAAAACTTTGTAATAAAGTCGTAATGATCCATGACGGGGAAGTCGTGGTCAATGACACGATGATCAACTTATTATCCGAAAGCAGCTTGGGCGAAAAATTCAGGAGCATTACTGCCCATGGGTAA
- a CDS encoding thioesterase II family protein, with product MFLKKRSEPILETVQLLAVPYAAGSLNSYQQMKKLSGYELLSYEMPGRARRYAESGYKMQDVVEEIVKTIDFAKPYLLFGHSMGAFIAYETCAYIERLQLKLPEKLIVSGQIPPGSVQAQLYEKEMTYQATLSYLKSMGGTPDEVLQNEELIHYYAKILKDDFSLLKHYFQDGCSASIETDIAVWCGKDDAMISASEVRKWHQVTAGRCTITDFEGGHFFINQVFGDLHDLERQLHVCRNAYRGERDDLY from the coding sequence ATGTTTCTTAAAAAACGTTCTGAGCCGATACTAGAAACTGTCCAGCTTTTGGCCGTCCCTTATGCAGCGGGTTCTCTAAACAGTTACCAGCAAATGAAAAAGTTGAGCGGCTATGAGTTGCTCAGTTACGAAATGCCTGGAAGAGCACGGAGGTATGCAGAGTCAGGCTATAAAATGCAGGATGTGGTTGAGGAAATTGTGAAAACCATCGATTTTGCCAAGCCGTATCTATTGTTCGGCCATAGCATGGGAGCGTTCATTGCCTATGAGACTTGTGCGTATATTGAACGACTGCAGTTGAAACTGCCCGAAAAGCTCATTGTCAGCGGCCAAATTCCGCCCGGTAGCGTGCAAGCACAGTTGTACGAGAAAGAGATGACGTATCAGGCAACTCTTTCATATTTAAAAAGTATGGGAGGAACGCCTGATGAAGTGCTTCAAAACGAAGAACTGATCCACTACTACGCCAAAATATTGAAAGATGACTTTTCGTTATTGAAGCATTATTTCCAAGATGGCTGTTCAGCAAGCATTGAAACAGATATTGCAGTGTGGTGTGGAAAAGATGATGCCATGATTTCTGCAAGCGAAGTCCGAAAGTGGCATCAGGTAACTGCCGGACGTTGCACCATCACTGATTTTGAAGGCGGCCATTTTTTCATCAATCAAGTATTCGGGGACTTGCATGACCTGGAACGTCAATTGCATGTATGCCGGAATGCATATCGGGGGGAACGAGATGATTTATACTAA
- a CDS encoding ABC transporter permease, giving the protein MTNFYTLTRTELLEAAKEFKFIWLTLFFVILGVTQPLINKYMDVILENVGGADGITIDPNRPVPSSGEVLLSTISGQFNQIGLIILIISFMGLIAADRNNGMQDFILTRPVSLRSYLLSKLTGHWLISMFAIAIGAIVSYGYTIFLFGSFSFSSFLLFLLMYSLWILYVVSLAILISTFIKGPILIAVTTIAISIFFILIKGFNNILFQLSPGGILNLAENQLLPVGELNYFSIASCILFILLNLAWANANLRKS; this is encoded by the coding sequence ATGACAAACTTTTATACACTGACGCGGACCGAGTTATTGGAAGCCGCAAAAGAATTTAAATTCATTTGGCTAACACTATTTTTTGTCATACTCGGTGTTACGCAGCCACTGATTAATAAATACATGGATGTCATCCTCGAGAATGTGGGGGGGGCAGATGGCATCACAATCGACCCGAACCGGCCGGTGCCAAGTTCTGGCGAAGTACTTCTATCGACCATTTCCGGCCAGTTCAATCAAATCGGACTCATTATTTTAATCATTAGTTTTATGGGACTGATCGCCGCTGACCGTAATAACGGCATGCAGGATTTTATTCTGACCCGTCCAGTCTCGCTTCGCTCCTACCTGCTCTCAAAGCTCACCGGCCACTGGCTCATCAGCATGTTTGCCATTGCCATTGGAGCCATCGTTTCCTACGGCTACACGATTTTCTTATTCGGTTCGTTTTCTTTCTCCAGTTTCTTATTATTTTTGTTGATGTACAGTCTATGGATCCTCTACGTCGTCAGTCTTGCAATCCTGATTAGCACGTTCATTAAAGGACCTATCCTTATTGCGGTGACGACAATCGCCATTTCGATTTTCTTCATCCTGATCAAAGGCTTTAACAATATATTGTTTCAATTATCACCAGGCGGCATCTTAAACTTGGCGGAAAACCAATTACTGCCAGTCGGTGAGTTGAATTATTTCAGCATTGCCAGTTGTATATTGTTCATTCTACTAAATCTTGCTTGGGCGAACGCCAATCTCAGAAAGTCTTAA